The nucleotide sequence tccccagtgccgcccctcccctccctgcccccaacccccgagctcccctccccactgctgcccatcccctctgccccgccccaacccctcctgagctcccctccccactgctgcccatcccctctctgacccgccccaacccccgagctcccctccccactgccgcccctcccctctctgtccccgccccaaccccctgaactccctccccactgccgcccatcccctctctgccccgccccaacacaccccgagctccccaccccaatgccgcccatcccctctctgcccccgccccaacacccaccctgagctccctcctggtgccgccctcccctcttctgcccctgcccccaacatccccgagctcccctgccccagtgccgcccatcccctctctgccctgccccaaccccctgagctccccctcccggtgccgcccatcccctctctgcccccgccccaaccccaccccgagctcccctccccggtgccgccctcccctcttctgcccccgcccccaacaccccctgagctcccctctcccagtgccgcccatcccctctgcccgtccccaaccccctgagctcccctcccggtgccgcccatcccctctgcccctgccccaaacaccccctgagctcccctccccagtgccgcccctcccctctgaccccgccccaaacaccccctgagctcccctctccAAGTGccaccctcccctcttctgcccctgccccaacacccccgagctcccctccccagtgccgcccatcccctctctgcccccgcccctaacacccccagctcccctccccagttccgcccatccccctcttctgcccccaccccacacacccccccgagctccccctcctccagtgccgcccatctccctctctgcccctgcccccaaccccccccgagctcccccacccccggtgctgcccatccccctctctgccccgccccaaccacccccgagctccccctccccagtgccgcccatcccctctctgccctgccccaaccccgagTTCCCCCAaccccggtgccgcccatcccctctctgcccccaccccaaccacccccgagttcccctccccagtgccacccatcccctctctgccccgcccccaaactccccgagctcccctccccactgccgcccatcccctctctgccccgcccccaacacccccaagctccccgtcccccagtgccgcccatccccctcttctgcccccgccccaaacacaccccgacactgctcctggttttgggaggggaacaggagaaaggacaaaagaagcaagagacaaagagaaaggagggagggatggatggaggaaaaggtgaaacaaaaagaacaaaccctaatgtccccagtgattttaagggacaaaatcccaggtacggaataaaattctgcctccttaagctcgtgttttccatgcctagaattcaactgtcaccagatggatcagactgaacaggtttcaaacctcgaggaggctcttaccttctaaacagggacggctgttttctagtaaaatcaggaaaaggggaggagaaaactcaaaagaggttcctcctggcgctcacgtccgtgaacccgaatactccctcagtcctcaaagagagacctggagaaggagacttgctgaagcaaagccacaggggtctgtgaggtttccctggcccctcgcccctgtcctgcctggctgatgtcagcatctctctgtgaggtcaccacctccccaccacctttgaccaatagtctgaggtcctgcaaaaggcctttgtgatgtcactgccacacccctcccttgctgtgctaatgtcctgcccctggccaggcactttggaggtttgagctactccctgtggatcctcccactcaaggagcgttcgttctaggcagcaagccggctagacaggaaaacatcagacgctgctcccaatgctacactcagtttttcagaaattagtcgactttatgaccagaagagaccattagagcatctaatctgaccctcctgcatatcacaggcctcctgtatgacacaagagctacttttggagcaaacacattccagaaaggcatctagtcttcatgaaatgacatcaggagatggcgaatccaccactttccttggtagattgttcctgtggtgaatcatcctcgctgttgaatatttgtgtctcatttgtaatatgaatttgtctcttttcacctttcagccactgggtcttgttatgcctttatctgctagattaaagagtcctttaatacacaaccttttctctccattaaggcccttcaacacttcaatgaagtcacctttcaatcttcttttgctaagtgaaacaggttgagctcactagaaggcattttctccatcctcagaacatttattggctctttggtcatcagactcctgaactgtagctggatgtggctcttgttcttctgcacagcacagctcctggagaagagggatcttcaaatgtacattcctatgatacctttgtttaattgatgaaaacataaactagacacttagaggattggaactgatttcagctgatggacagctttgctaggtttttgtgcatttggacagtgaaatgttgagtgtttacattcatatcaagcaccctgtatagtggagctcctgaacataatgaagaatggaaatgaaaatgttttccttttttaaaaaaaaagaaagaaggttataagtgaacactggggcttgaatcaaggatcacttgatctaccatcaagcactgtaccactaagctatacccccatgaccatggactcatgatctccaagactttgaaggacagaccctgcttcctcgagatcctttgccattcccagaccacaggtggttttaaaatggggtttgattaaacttcttaaatgtggtgaacaccacagcttgcacacccaccgatatagcttctcccactgacatagctgccacctcttggggaagtggattaactacacccccaggaaaactctctcccctcagcatagagcagtggttctcaaactgtgggtcaggaccccaaagtgggtcataaccctgttttaatggggtcaccagggctggcattagacttgttggtgcctggggctgaagccaaaagtctgagctccaccacccagggctgaatccctcaagctctggttttgccctcccccaactggataagagggcacagtgtgaaatgtttggggaccactgttttagggtgacgttctcaatcacttctatgaagtccaatgaaagctattcctcacccacctacccctccatcaggaccgactaggtatgttctgctgcccttcactcatacaggaaggataataacatttcattccactcaatcctaaagtgatttgtaacccgccaccagccaaaactggtcattctgggaaagcggccccatcatgctgcatagctaggcagagtaggtgtgtctgtgcaaacaccgtctgttcctgaagtctttcccccagctcctcactagatgtgaagggggagctcattcagcctctgcttccgcttagtatttaaaaactccttattgtccctatctctgctgtagcagagcagggagctgcggAAGAAATTGTTACGGCAGAGCTAGGCATTGTTTATGCTCGCTTTCTCAGCTCCGGTTATTATCGGTCATTTTGTATCAGTTCTAGCCAAGTATGACCGGTTTAGACTGCCAAGTGAAGAGTCCTTGGCGGTGGGCCATGGGAAACAGGTGTGTGAAGTAGAGAGTTATGTTTTATTATGTCTATGCTGCTTTGCTGCTAGTGGGATTAAATAGAAGCTTGTTTTTATTAAGTTTGGACTTCGACCCAGGCCGACTGGTAGGGTGCTGGGATCCCCATATCAGTGGCCGCAACGAGCGGAGTCCCCGTTGCCGGTGTGTCACGGTATCCTTCATTAAAAAccaattactctcagtgtggagTCGGTCTCGTTCTTACAGAGTACCTTGGGCTAATTTGTGGGCAACAACAAGTGGCGCAGCGAGCAGGGTACTCTGTGAGACGATGCCGTTTTGGTCGAAGGCAGGGGAGGTAGGGAAGCCGTCGCTGTCCCTACAGCGCATACCGGGGTGGCCCCAGTCGGAGCGTTGGGGACCGGTTGCGCGGGTTTTGGCAGGCTGGGCGGCTCCAGCCGATTGGCCGGAGTTCCAGAAGTCGGCTGAGGTTACCCCATAGCGGTTACTCGAGGGGTTGCAGCGGCTGCGGACAGGCCGGCGGTCTGGGACAGAGCGGCGAGCAATGGGGGAGCTGGGATGGCTCCTCCTTACCGCGCTCCGGGCTCAGGACGAAGAGGTGCTCCGCTTGCGGCGGGCCCTGGAGGGGAAAACGTCCGAGTGCACGGCTTTAGTTGAAGCTCGTGCTGTGGCTCAGGAGGTTGTTACCTCCCAAGCAGAACGAGCCCAGGAGTTGACAAGACGATGCGAAGTGCTGGTGGCCCGCATGGCGAATAAGCGGCGGCTTAAGTTGGGGCGCCGGCCGGTGACCACGGCGCAGGTGCGGGCGGTGACTGCGGCCCCTTCTTGGGACCCCGCCACCTGGGATGGTAATATATGGGACTCTTCCTCCTCATCagatgaggaggagggggaatcaaAACTTATGATAGCCCGCGCCCGTCCGGTACGGGAGTTGCGGGCAGAAGGTGACCAGCTGCAGCCCCCGGTCTGGCGGACGTACAAAACAACGGAGTTACAGGAGATTGTGAAAACATTTCGACAAGAGCCGGGTGAGAATGTCTTAGGCTGGCTGGTCAGAGTGTGGGACTGCGCGGGGAACACGGTCCTACTTCTCCAGATGGAGTTGCAGCAGCTAGGAGTCCTTTCTCAAGACTCACAGGTACGCGcacagctgtcaaatcccccgcAACCCCAGGAGAACGGGATTGAGATAGAAGCCCCATCTCTGTACCGCTGGCTAGCGGTGGCGGTAGATGTAGCCTATCCGTCAGTGGGCGAGCTAGAGGCTCTAGTAACTCCCTGGAAGACCATGATTGAAGGGGTGCGGGCCCTCCGACAGTTGGGAATGGCGTGGGCTGTCGGGATGGGGGGCACAGAGGGACCTGACGACATTCCGGTCTCTAAATCGACTAAAGCCACTCTTCTACGTTTAGCCCCGGATTAATTGAAGCCCTCCCTCCTTGCGGTCGTTATGGCAGCAGATGGGCGAGTGGGTGAATTGGCGATTACTTTTACACAGTTAGAAACGGCGTTAGCCGGAACGCGGCCGCGAGCCGTTCGGGCTTCTAAAGGACAGCAAGGGAAGGAGCCCGCCGGGGGGGGCAGGAAAAAGGGGAGGTGCGGGTACCCCAGAAGATTTTGTGGCAAGACCTGTTGCGAGCTGGTGTTTCCAGGGATGATATTAATGGCAAGCCGACCGTAGACTTATACAAACGGTGGATGCAGCTGCCCCCCTCGAAGAGAAGCGTTGGGGccgagggggaaaagggagtggaTCACACTGATACAAGTGAGTTGCCCCCTCCACCAGCTGAATGGCGACTCCCGAGACCCTATTGAGGTGGGGGCGGGTCCTCCGCCCCGCGTGTGGCAGCGGTCGCaccagggagggaggcgggggacCAACGCCCCTATGTACCTCTCACGATACGTTGGCCGAGGGGAGGTGTGCAGCATGTATTGGCATTGATTGATACAGGGGCTGAGGTCACTATTCTGCATTCAGCGCAGACTCACGGCCGTGTGGCCATGGTGAGGGGCCTTGGAGGGGCCGAGATTCAGGCATATGAAGTTACTGTTACGTTGACTATGGGGAAGGCACCCCCATTTCGGGCCACAATTCTAGCTGCAGCTATACGGGAGTATATCTTGGGTATTGATGTTTTGCGAGGCCGGTCTGTGGATACGCAGTACGGTCTCTTCGCCTTTGGCCACCCTCGGTATGTGAATGCAGCACGAATACAAGAAGTGCGATTACTGACTATTCTGCGGGGTGCTCCACGCTGGGAGCCGGTGATCTTACCACCCCCAACAGCTGTGGTTTACAGGAAACAGTACCGTCTCCCTGGAGGGGAGGAAGAAATTACCCAGACAGTGGATGCCTTGCTAGACGCTGGGATTATTAGACCTGCGTTGAGCCCCTACAACAGCCCCATTTGGCCAGTGAGAAAGCCAGATGGAACGTGGCGAATGACAGTGGATTATAGAGAGCTTAATAAAGTGACTCCCCCGTTGGCAGCTGTTGTGCCGGACATAGTAACCGTGATAGAGCATatagcagcagctgcccagccatgGCATGCTGTTGTGGACCTTGCTAATGCTTTTTTCTCAATTGCTATTGCCCCCAGCTGTCAGGatcagtttgcttttttatggCAAGCTCGTCAGTATACCTTTTGTGTATTGCCCCAAGGATGGAAGCACTCCCCCACAATTTGTCACCAGCTGGTCAGTGCGGATTTGGCCCGAGTGCAACTACCTCCTATGACCCACAGTTACCATTACATTGATGATGTTATGGTCTCTGGCCCCTCCCGGGAAGTAGTGGCCGATGCTTTGCATGCAGTAGCTACCGGCTTGGAGGGTCGAGGCTGGACCCTGAACCCACAGAAGATACAGGGTCCGGCTCAGACTGTTATTTTCTTGGGGATTATGTGGGCAGGAACGGAGCGGCAAATTCCCCAGAAGGTGCGGCAAACGGTCCAGGGATACCCCGCCGCAGACCAAGAGGGAATTACAAGCGTTTCTAGGTCTTTTGGGGTTTTGGCGGGCTTTTATTCCTCACCTTGCATTTTTGATGCGGCCACTGCAGACCCTCGTTCGTAAagcagctccctggaagtgggagCGCAGCCATCAGACTGCATTTGAATTGTGCAAGGATGCGTTGTTAACACATGCCCGGCTCCACGCCCCCTTGCCAGGGGTTCCTTTTGAGTTGGAGGTTACCACTGTGGCAGATGTGGCGTCCTGGGGGCTGTGGCAGCCAGTGGGGGGCCAACAGAAAGAGCCAATAGGTTTTTGGTCCCGAACCCTAAAAGGGGCAGAACCTGGATATACTCCGTTGGAAAAGCAAATTTTGGCAGTTGTGTGGGCGCTACAGGATACCGAGCGCATAACCGGCCCCACGCCAGTAGTGGTGCGGACGCCCATCCCGTTGGGCCGTTGGGT is from Mauremys reevesii isolate NIE-2019 linkage group 12, ASM1616193v1, whole genome shotgun sequence and encodes:
- the LOC120375403 gene encoding LOW QUALITY PROTEIN: uncharacterized protein LOC120375403 (The sequence of the model RefSeq protein was modified relative to this genomic sequence to represent the inferred CDS: inserted 2 bases in 1 codon), with translation MGKAPPFRATILAAAIREYILGIDVLRGRSVDTQYGLFAFGHPRYVNAARIQEVRLLTILRGAPRWEPVILPPPTAVVYRKQYRLPGGEEEITQTVDALLDAGIIRPALSPYNSPIWPVRKPDGTWRMTVDYRELNKVTPPLAAVVPDIVTVIEHIAAAAQPWHAVVDLANAFFSIAIAPSCQDQFAFLWQARQYTFCVLPQGWKHSPTICHQLVSADLARVQLPPMTHSYHYIDDVMVSGPSREVVADALHAVATGLEGRGWTLNPQKIQGPAQTVIFLGIMWAGTERQIPQKVRXKRSRDTPPQTKRELQAFLGLLGFWRAFIPHLAFLMRPLQTLVRKAAPWKWERSHQTAFELCKDALLTHARLHAPLPGVPFELEVTTVADVASWGLWQPVGGQQKEPIGFWSRTLKGAEPGYTPLEKQILAVVWALQDTERITGPTPVVVRTPIPLGRWVQEDSGQVQTGVAQSSTHFKWQHYLQKRMLLGRPAISTPHAILLGAVTFEHVPSLTDDLPPVEDPAPPSPVTEAPSVDQLSVEERCYVWFTDGSAAYTAQGTRRWRAIAYAPYADIVAMAWGTAGSSQWVELRAATLAIEGSPPRVYLYTDSWALYKGLRTWITAWEAKDWELAGRPLWGATLWQQLLEYAKRAPLAVRHVDTHTKADTTEAHWNAAADEMTRSEAVQMAERYHVEGGHRGAHATRYAASRHGVYLPLAACRTARASCSVWSYKPRVIQHGTFWQACGGRYHNAIRKLPWF